GGTAGAAATAGGGCAAATCGTCGATCAGATACCTTTTTACCAGGCGGCGGGGTTCCTGCATCATCCGGTACAGCCACTCCATTCCGATAGCTGTAATCCATTTGGGGGAACGTTTGACATTGCCCGCCTGAAAATCTATCGTAGCGCCGATCGCAAAAAATATTTGGATACCGGGAAGCCTGCTTTTCTGCTTCATGATCCATTTTTCCTGCTTTGGCGCGCCTACACCTACAGCCAGTACCGTTGCACCTGACTGGTTGATCAGATCGATAATCTTTTGCTCTTCTGCTTCATTTCGCTCAAAGCCAAAAGGGGGGGAATATCCGCCAACGACCACAGGTACGCCTGCCTGCTGATTGATATTGTCTTTGGCTTGCTGTACGGATTCGTCTGTTCCGCCTAACAGAAATACGCGGATATTTTCTGTATTATTCCGGTGGTGGTAGCAGAAAGCCGGGAAAAAATCTGAACCGGCGATTTGTTCACGGATTTTTACCGGAGATACCAGCCCGGAAGTCGCTTTTACTATCTGACTGTCGCAAACCAGATAATCGGCTTTGGTGTATACTTCGTAAAACTCGCGATCCTTCTGCAACTTCATGATATGGTCGACATTGGGCGTGAAAACAACGCCTTCCTTTAATTCTGCAAGTAGTTCATCGAAGGTATGGTTGTGAATATCGATGTTGAGAATATTAACCTTGTCCAAATTCATATTAATAAGCATTTTCTTCACCACGAATGGCATTCCATACAGTCAGGAAGACGATTTTGATGTCGAGCATAAGGCTCCAGTTTTCGATATACCATGTATCGTATTCGACCCTTTTTTCCATCATGCTGGGGTCGGTAGTTTCGCCGCGGAAACCATTTACCTGGGCATGCCCGGTGATGCCTGGAGTAATAAAGTGGCGGAACAGGTATTTGTTGATGATCTGTGAATATTCATCGGTATGCTTGAGCATATGCGGCCGTGGGCCTACAACTGACATATCGCCTTTGAGTACATTGATAAACTGAGGGAACTCATCGAGGCTACTTTTTCTCAAAAATGCACCTACCCGGGTAATTCTTGAGTCGTTTTTGGTAGCTTGTTTATTGTC
The Bacteroidia bacterium DNA segment above includes these coding regions:
- a CDS encoding WecB/TagA/CpsF family glycosyltransferase is translated as MNLDKVNILNIDIHNHTFDELLAELKEGVVFTPNVDHIMKLQKDREFYEVYTKADYLVCDSQIVKATSGLVSPVKIREQIAGSDFFPAFCYHHRNNTENIRVFLLGGTDESVQQAKDNINQQAGVPVVVGGYSPPFGFERNEAEEQKIIDLINQSGATVLAVGVGAPKQEKWIMKQKSRLPGIQIFFAIGATIDFQAGNVKRSPKWITAIGMEWLYRMMQEPRRLVKRYLIDDLPYFYLILKQKMGKYENPWA